A segment of the Verrucomicrobiota bacterium genome:
AAGATCTTGCTGGTGGGGCTGGCCTACAAGGCCGATGTGGACGACATGCGTGAGTCGCCCACATTCATCCTTCTGGATCAGCTCAAGGCTCGGGGAGCCGAGGTCGCTTATCACGATCCTCACGTTCCGATCATCGGCCCCACGCGTGAGCACATGGCCTGGGCCGGATTCAAATCAGTGCCTTGGAACAAGGAAACGATTTCTGGATTCGACGCTGCCTTGATCTCGACGGCCCATAAAGCCGTCAACTATGCCGAACTCGCGGCTTGGGCACCTTTGATCATCGATACCCGCAACGCGATGGTGCAGGTCAGCGCAAAGCCGTCCCAGGTCTGGAAGGCCTGACCAAGTTCTCTCCAGCCTCGCGACGCTGACCTTCGAGGGTCGGGTTCCTAAGTCAGTATCGCGGGCTGAATGGAGTTGCGATTCGGGGCGTTGATTCGGTTTCCCAGCTTCCTGCATTCTTCTCCACTCGAGGAATGGAGGGTGAAGCCGCTCAACGCGGGTGGTTCCATTCCCTGATCGCCATCGCTCCCTCGCATGGCCGAAAATCCAGAAGCACTGCAAGCTCCGACCGCTCGCCTGCAACAAGACCCGAGGCCGTCCATCCGCATCCTCGGGCTCGGCTGCTTGCTGGTATTGTTCCTCTGGGGGGGGCCTGCGCTCTGGTATTCACGTCCCCCTGATGGCGTGGCATGGCCTCTGGAATTACGACCGAGGCTCGACGGATGGCATTACGAGCCCGGCAACATTTCGGACGCTGAAGAGCGTGCGCTGCTCGCGGATCACGTTGAGACCGGCACCTATCAACGGCAGGGGCAGGTTCCCTTGCGTTGGTTCGCAGCCAATCGGGGATTCGCCACCGTCAATGAAATTGGACTCTTCGCCCACACACCCGACCGCTGCTGGACCCAATCGGGCTGGACCTTGGAAAGCAGTTTGCCCGAAACCAAGATGATCCACCACCAAGGGAAACAGTGGCAACTGGAGCGCAGGTTGTTCCGGCTCGGAAACCATCTGGAGTTGGTTTACTTTGGCGGCCTGATCCAGGGGCAACCCCCTCGATTTCGACTCGACCACAATCTTTCCGTCGCTCAGCGGAAGCAAAACAAGGGACTCAACATGTCCACGGAACTGCAACTCCGCCTCACCGATGGCCGCTTATGGGGTCGCGTGGCGGATGCATTCCGATCCCGCACCCCTTTGTCGGGTTCCAGAACCTTCTTCCGCGTCTCGGTGCCCGTGGCGCCAGGAGCCGTCCAGGAAGGTGACGCCTTGATCGAGTCGGTGCTGTCAGAGTGGTTGAACAGCGCCACGAGCGGATAGCCGGCAAGGAAATCGCAACGGCCTCGGTCATGCGAACCGGATCTTCATGAAATCCACCGATGCACTCGCCTCAACGAGTGATGGGCGCCTGCTTCTTCCGGCGTGGCTGGCGCTGGGCTTTCTCGTTTCGCAATTCGCGTGGATTTGGCGGCATCGCCCTGAGTATCACTTCGGCTGGATCGTTCTCCTGCTTAGTCTTTTCCTCTTTTATGAAGCCTGGCCCGCCAGGCCGGAGAGGGTGAGGGGGCAGCATTGGCTGGCCGGGCTCCTTTTTGGATTGGGATTTGCCATCGCCGGGTGCGTGCGTTTGTATGCTTCCGCCTTGGGCATGGGACCGACCGCACTCTTTGCTTTGGGCATGGGTGTGCTCGCGATGGTCGGGGGCAACATCGTTTATCTCATGGGCGTCAAAGGGTTGACCCACTTCGCCTTTCCCCTCGGATTCCTCATCCTGGCATTCCCTCCACCCGGATTTCTGGGAGAATGGATCGTCGGCAACCTCAAGGAATGGATCGCTGTGGCCACCGTGGATGTATTGAAACTAGGGGGAATTCCAGCCCAGCGAACCGGGAATCTGATTCATGTCGTGTCCGGAACGGTGGGAGTGGAGGACGCCTGCAGTGGTGTCCGCAGCCTGCAATCGGCCTTGATGGCGACGTTGTTTGTGAGCCACCTGGCTTTCCGTGGTTGGTGCTCACGGTTGCTCCTGGTCGGAGCCGGCTGTGGACTTGCCCTGGCCACCAATTTAGGACGCTCCGTCTGGCTCAGCGTTGTGGCCCATCGCCGGGGGCCTGGAGCCGTGGACCGGCTTCATGATCCGGCGGGCTGGCTCATTCTCATTTGCACACTTTCCGGTGTGCTCCTCGTGGTGTGGGCGTGCCGACGGATGGAATCCTATCTGCCGCATGGAACACGACCCGTGGGATCCCTCCCGCATGCCCCCTAAATCCAAGTGAAAGGCGCCATTTCAAAACCCTTCCGACGCATCCTGGTCCTGGCGGTTGCGGACGTCACCGCCATCGTGTTCAGCTTATGGATCGCTTACCAACTTCGATTTGATTTTCAGATCCCCGCCGCTGAACAAGTGCGAATGTGGCCTGTGATGGGATGGGTCCTGCCGCTCAAGATCGTGCTCTTGATCCTATTCAGGCAATTCGACGGCTTGCTGGGCTACTTCGGTCTGCCCGATCTGAGACGACTTTTCGCTTATTCCGCATTCTCTTCGGGGTTGGTCGCCCTGGTTTGGTTTTCAACCCGCGGACTCTACGCGCCTCCCCGGTCCGTCATCCTGGTGGATTTCCTGGCGGCTTTGATGCTCATGGGAGGGGGACGACTGGGATTGCGCGTTTTGCGCGAACGTTACCTCGCCCCGGAAGCGCGTCACAACAAGAGCGTCAAGAAAGTCGCCATCATCGGGGCGGGCGATGTCGGTTCTTCCCTGGCTCGAGAGCTCTCCGTCAAACGGGGGCTGGGCATGAAACCCGTCGCCTTCTTCGACGACGACCAGTCCAAGTGGCGTTCGCGGGTTCATGACGTCCCGGTTCTGGGTGGACCTGAAGCCATTCTGGATCGAACCATGAATCTCCAGGTGGACGAGGTCATCATCGCGATGCCCTCGGCCTCGGCGAAACGGGTCGGCGAAGTGGTCAAGATCCTGCAAAAAGCGCGCCTCAAGTTTCAAACCGTACCCTCCCTTCGTCAACTCGCCTCGGGACAAGTCAAGGTGAGCCAACTTCGCTCCGTTGAAATTCAAGACTT
Coding sequences within it:
- a CDS encoding exosortase-associated EpsI family protein, with product MAENPEALQAPTARLQQDPRPSIRILGLGCLLVLFLWGGPALWYSRPPDGVAWPLELRPRLDGWHYEPGNISDAEERALLADHVETGTYQRQGQVPLRWFAANRGFATVNEIGLFAHTPDRCWTQSGWTLESSLPETKMIHHQGKQWQLERRLFRLGNHLELVYFGGLIQGQPPRFRLDHNLSVAQRKQNKGLNMSTELQLRLTDGRLWGRVADAFRSRTPLSGSRTFFRVSVPVAPGAVQEGDALIESVLSEWLNSATSG
- a CDS encoding exosortase/archaeosortase family protein, with protein sequence MKSTDALASTSDGRLLLPAWLALGFLVSQFAWIWRHRPEYHFGWIVLLLSLFLFYEAWPARPERVRGQHWLAGLLFGLGFAIAGCVRLYASALGMGPTALFALGMGVLAMVGGNIVYLMGVKGLTHFAFPLGFLILAFPPPGFLGEWIVGNLKEWIAVATVDVLKLGGIPAQRTGNLIHVVSGTVGVEDACSGVRSLQSALMATLFVSHLAFRGWCSRLLLVGAGCGLALATNLGRSVWLSVVAHRRGPGAVDRLHDPAGWLILICTLSGVLLVVWACRRMESYLPHGTRPVGSLPHAP